The stretch of DNA ACCCACCGCCGCAATGAAATCCTGAACATGAAACTCAAAAATCAAATCCGGGAAAGGGAGAAAGCTGAGCAAGCCATATCGGAAGAACGGCGCATCCATAAAGTAATCTTTGAGAATTCACCCTTGGGAATAATTTATTTCGACCATGAAGGAATCATCAGAGATTGCAACCGTAAATTCATAGAACAAATGGGATCAACACGAGAAAAACTGATTGGATTCAACGCTGTCCAGAAAGGGACCGGAGAAATGAAAAAGGCAGTAAAACAGGCATTAAGCGGCGAACCGGCAATATACGAGAGTAACTACATATCAATTACAGGTAATAAAAAAATGTATATTCGGAGCAGATTTAACCCGGTATCTCCGGGCAGCCCCAAAACCGAAGTCATCGCCACGGTTGAAGAACTAGGGAACTTCCGGGAATAATTAATTATCCGGCAAGCACATCCTCAACTTTAGACTCCAACTCCTCCTTGTCTATCGGCTTTACACAATACTCATTGGCTCCGTGTTTAAGTGATTCACGGGCGGTCTCAAGAGTCGGATAACCGGTAAGCATGATCACCTTCAGTTCAGGCAACAACTTCTTCATTTCTTCCAGCACTTCCACCCCGGTCATTTTCTTGAGCTTAATGTCAAGAATAGCAAGTTCAACATCACTGCCGGAAACAAAAGAAAGAGCTTCCTCCTCCTCAGAAAAAACACTTACTTTGTGCCCCTTGCGTTCCAGAATGCGCTTGAGAAGTATCCCCGCGTCAACAACATCATCAAGTACAAGAATATGTGCCATAACCAGACTCCTTAAGATTCGCTGACGAATCATAATATCAACATGCACTTTAGTCGAGTACTCTGTTTTATGTATTCTTTTGCTGCCATGCAGCACACTCCAGAATATTTTTCATTTTTAGCAGAAATGTTTTTACCAATATTTTCTTCAATGCACATTTAATTTTCGAAACACGAAAATTATTATGTATAAATTCCTTTTTGCCAAAATTAACATTCTAGATATGCATAATAACATCCCAACTGCACCCTTTTCCATCTCTATTCCAAAAACCAGATACTGAATTTGATAGACAATAATCAAAATGTATTCTATGCGGTATGCTCAATTGTGCGTTTAGCGCATTTTACATATAGTTTTTGCTGAATCAGCAAAATGGTTGCTGTTCCAGCTTGTTTTTTCTTAAGGAGTTTAGACAACATGCAAAAAAGAGAAACATGGGGTTCCCGTTCCGGCTTTATTCTTGCCGCGGTGGGCTCTGCAATTGGATTGGGTAACATCTGGCGTTTTCCCTACATGGTTTATGAAAACGGCGGTGGTGCATTCCTCATCCCCTATTTCGTAGCAATGCTTGCTGCGGGTATCCCATTCATGATTCTTGAATTCGGTCTCGGCCAAAAATTCAAGGGTTCCGCGCCAAAAATTTTCTCATCCATTTCCAAAAAATGGGAATGGCTCGGCTGGTGGCAGGTAGTGGTTTCATTTATCATTGCCTCTTATTATGTAGTAGTTATTGCATGGGCAATGAACTACGTGGGCCTCGCCTTCACCCAAGGATGGGGAGCGTCACCCAAGGAATTTTTCTTTGGAGAGTTCCTCGGTCTGACCGACTCCCCCATGAATATGGGTAATGTGCAGGGTTCCATCTTCCTGGCAACCGCCGCAGCCTGGGCATTTACTTTTGTAGCCCTGTTCACCGGTGTTAAGGCCGGTATTGAACGGGTAAACAAGATCTTCATGCCCCTTCTCTTCCTGCTTGTGTTTATCTTCATTGGAAGAGGTCTCATGCTCCCCGGAGCAATGGACGGACTGAACTGGCTCTTCAAGCCTGATTTTGCCGCCATCATGGATGGCAAAGTATGGGCTGACGCATTCGGTCAGATCTTCTTCAGCCTCTCTATCGGATTCGGTATCATGCTGGCATACTCCAGCTACCTGCCCAAAGAATCTGACATCAACAACAACGCCTGCATGACTGTATTCATCAACTGCGGATTCAGCATAATCTCCGGTATCATGATCTTCAGCGTGCTTGGCTACATGGCCCAGCAGCAGGGCGTTCCCATCAAGGACGTTGCCGGTGCGGGTGTAGGCCTTGCCTTCGTCACCCTGCCCACCGCCATCAACCTGATGCCCGCCCCCGCATTCTTCGGCGTGCTTTTCTTCATGGCCCTTACTGTTGCAGGCCTTTCTTCCATGATCTCCATCAACGAAGTTGTGGCTTCTGCCGTAATCGATAAGTTCGGTGTTTCCCGCA from Marinifilum sp. JC120 encodes:
- a CDS encoding response regulator; the protein is MAHILVLDDVVDAGILLKRILERKGHKVSVFSEEEEALSFVSGSDVELAILDIKLKKMTGVEVLEEMKKLLPELKVIMLTGYPTLETARESLKHGANEYCVKPIDKEELESKVEDVLAG
- a CDS encoding sodium-dependent transporter, producing the protein MQKRETWGSRSGFILAAVGSAIGLGNIWRFPYMVYENGGGAFLIPYFVAMLAAGIPFMILEFGLGQKFKGSAPKIFSSISKKWEWLGWWQVVVSFIIASYYVVVIAWAMNYVGLAFTQGWGASPKEFFFGEFLGLTDSPMNMGNVQGSIFLATAAAWAFTFVALFTGVKAGIERVNKIFMPLLFLLVFIFIGRGLMLPGAMDGLNWLFKPDFAAIMDGKVWADAFGQIFFSLSIGFGIMLAYSSYLPKESDINNNACMTVFINCGFSIISGIMIFSVLGYMAQQQGVPIKDVAGAGVGLAFVTLPTAINLMPAPAFFGVLFFMALTVAGLSSMISINEVVASAVIDKFGVSRKKAVSVCCALGFLVSLVFTTGGGLLLLDIVDHFVNNFGILIGGFLEIIFIAWFCNLDEMRVHVNKTSEFTVGSLWLNSLRFIVPAMLGFMIVTNFIGDISKNYGGYSNTAIIAFGWAILAVCLAVGLALSSQNRAFASVSSTNSSFLKRR